From the genome of Alteromonas stellipolaris:
GTGCAGGCAATGTGGTTTTTGCAGATGCTAATAAGTCGGCTAATTTATTAAAAGCTAGACCCACTATTAGGCGGCGTTTATTTCCCAACATGTTCTTTCCCAACATGAATTAACACAATTACGATTGTTGCTGTATAACAAACCAACCGCCGATTACTTTAGCGTTACTTAACAGACTTTGTACGAAAATAGCTCAAAACTTGATCACGCGGTTTTAAGGCGCAACATATTTTATTAACACACTGAATAACCTAAACAATTAGGCCAATTTTAAATATCAATTTAATCGAGACACCCACCTTAAACAGCCTTAGCGAGACACCCACCTTAAACTAACTCTCCCACAACTCACACAACTACAATCATCAGGGTTTCATTAGAACTTCGCTTTACATGCTTTACGCTAGCATGGGTGTCTCTGTAAAACATTATAGAGTGAACGATAACGTGGGTGTCCCAGTAACATTCAAAATCATGGGTGTCTTCATAACGCGGTACGCAAGCGTGGGTGTCTTGGTAACTCTTCTGGGGCAACTTCCTAATCATGGGTGTCTCTGTAAAAAAATTATCGAGTGAACGATAACGTGGGTGTCTTGGTAACATGGATGTCTTGATAACGCGCTTGGTAACAGGCTTTAAATCATGGGTGTCTTGATAACACCATCTAGCTTCACTTTATATTTCATTCATTTGAACTTCTATTGCCCAAAATGAAAAAAGCCAAGTACGCTTTGGAAAATATCCATACAAGCTAACTTGGCTTGGTCTGTAGTGAAAAATATTGGCGCTTTTGTACCAAGCAAAAGCTTACCTAGGTGACTAGCCTTTGTTTTCCACTACGGTTTTTAAATTTTCTAATCCCATCTCGAAATCTGGGCCTATCATGCCGTCCATCATCAGTACAAAGTAGCGACTGATGATGTTGTTACCCACGTCACCTGAGTCAACCCACGTCACTTTAGTAGCCTCACCAGCAGGCGATATTACTAATGATCCTGTCGAACCCATTTCCCATTCTGGGAAAGCCAATGAGTAAACCACCTTTTTATTGTGTTCTAAGTCGGTAATTTTCATCTCCCCATTACCTTCCGTCACGCTTTTCCAAGATGACATCATTCCAATAGCTCTATCTGGCCCAGAGTAATCGATTTCCATACTAGGGTCCCGTTGAAACCAAACGCCCCAGTTTTGCCATGCCCGCAAATCGACGACATCGGGATAAATTTCTTCAGGTTGTGCATTAATCAAAATGCTTCTTTCAACTTTGTATTGCTGTGGAAGGAACAGCCCAACCACAACTACCAAAGCGATCAGTACGCCCACACCTAAAACTATCTTCTTTAAAGCTGCCATCTAAAACTCCATGATAATCACATAGGATTAGAAATATATAACAATTATTTAACAAATGGCACTGGTGATTGACAAAACTCTCCGCTTAAATAGTGAATTACCATTTCGCGGACATAATCAGCATCAACGCTTGCCACCCAAGAAATTGAACTCCCCGTTTCGTCACAGGGGTAGGTATGGCCTGCATTCGGCGTTGTTGTACTAACCGCAACCTGACCGGTTTCAATACGCAGCTTGGTATCTGGTAAGGCTAATACACAGGTTGAAAGAATATCCCATAAAAAATACGTAAACTCATAAGAGGGAATAGACGTCACCGTTGACGCCCAAAATTGCCCAGACAGGTCTGAAACCGGCGTATTTTTTACAGCAAGTTGCTGCAAAAAATCCCAACTAACAGGCAAATCGTTGGTGGCATCTAAAGGCACTAGCAGCAAATTTACGCCACTATCTACCAATACTTTAGTGGCCTTAGGATCCCAATAGGCATTCCATTCCGCTGAACCGTCATGATCATGCATAGCCACATTACCTTTGACCTTTACGGCACCTCCCATCCACACCACTTTTTGTACCTTATCTACAAGGTTTGGGCTTTGCGTTAACGCGGCGGCTAAGTTGGTAGCCGGGCCTGTCATTAAAACGGTAACAGGCTCAGCAGCATGAGTTAATGCACTATGCATCCATTCATGCGCGGCCTTGCTTTCAACCTTCACGTCATCGTGAGATGTACGCAGCATGGTGGGGGTAGCATGGCACATTTTAGGTTGAGCGCGCCATTCAGGCGGAAATGGATTGGGGCCTGTTAACTGCCCTACACTTACAGGAATATGGGAATTACCCGTTAATGAAAGGATTTTGCGAGTACTCAGCAAAGCATCATCTGGGTAACAGTCGGCCGGCGTAATGGTTACACCCACTACATTTATATTAGGTAAACGCAGCAAAAGTATTAGCGATAATAAATCGTCAATGCCACCATCGTGGTCAAAAATAACTGGGGTAGTAGAAGACATAAAATATCCCTTAAGAAAAAATAACGTTTTTTTTACATAGTTCAGCAAAACGCCGTGGCATTATATTTATTCTTGTGTAATATGAAGTTAGGTTATCATAAAACCTAATTTCCAGGGCAATATTCTACTTACTACGCCCTAGTGCAATCGGTATGAATTACGGTTTTTACACATTCATCGACACCGCAAGATTGTGTCTCAAAAAATGGAGAACGAGGACATGGCAGATCAGAGTTCACGCTATATTAGTAATCTGACTCGCGATACCTACGCACTAATATTAGCCGGAGGAAGGGGCTCACGTTTACATGAATTAACAACGTGGCGCGCAAAACCTGCACTCTATTTTGGCGGTAAGTTTAGAATTATCGATTTTCCGCTATCTAATTGTATTAACTCAGGCATTAGACGTGTTGGCGTAGTAACCCAGTACAAGTCTCATTCATTAATAAGACATTTAGTACGCGGCTGGGGACACTTCAAGAAGGAACTCGGTGAGTCAGTAGAAATACTACCTGCTTCTCAGCGATTCTCTGATAGCTGGTATGAAGGTACCGCCGATGCAGTATTCCAAAATATCGACATTATTCGAGACGAACTGCCCAAGTACGTAATGATTTTATCTGGCGACCATATCTATCGCATGGATTACGGTACTATGTTAGCGCGTCATGTTGAAAGTGGCGCAAAAATGACCGTGTCATGTATGTCGGTTCCAATCGAAGAAGCTGCTGGTTCATTTGGTGTGATGTCGATCGATGAAAATTATCGTATTAATGGTTTTGCAGAAAAACCTGAACATCCGGCTCCCCTACCAGGCGATGACAGTCGCTGCCTAGCATCAATGGGCAACTATGTTTTCGATACTGAGTTTTTATTCGAACAATTACGAAGAGACGCTGCAACCTCTGGCTCACAGCGTGATTTTGGTAAAGACATTATCCCATCAATTATCAAAGATCACCCCGTGTATGCGTTTGAATTTGAAAGCACTGGTGGTGGCGATGCCTATTGGCGTGATGTAGGTACCATTGATTCATTTTGGGAAGCCAATATGGAGATGGTGGCACCGGTTCCACAGCTTAATTTGTACGATCAAAAATGGCCCATCTGGACCTACCAAGAACAATTGCCACCTGCAAAATTTGTGTGGGAAGATCACGACAGGCGCGGGGAAGCGATTAATTCGGTTGTGTCTGGCGGCTGTATTATTTCTGGTTCAACCCTACGCGGCACAATTTGCTTCTCGAACGTAAGGGTACACTCGTACGGCCTTATAGAAGATGCGGTAATTTTGCCTGATGTAGAAATTATGCGTCATTGTAAGCTAAGAAAAGTACTGCTTGATAGAGGTTGTGTTATTCCAGAAGGCACCGTTATTGGTTACAACCACGATGATGATAGAGCACGAGGATTCCGCGTTTCTGAAAAAGGCGTGGTGTTAGTTACAAGAGAAATGCTAGGCCAACCTGTTGGCGGCCTATCTCCTACCTAAAGCGAGTTATTCCATTTTGAAATGGTGGTTGAAATAAGTTCAGCCACTGCTTCAGGATGTTCTAACGGGAACATATGCCCACCTTTAAATTCAGTATGATCAATGTTGTTATGCTGAATTAACCTATCATACATAGCCGGTCTACACACCGCACCATCTTTAGCCGTAACCAGCAATGCTGGGCACTTCAACTTGCCTTTATACTTACCTAAATTATGCGGCACATTGCGAAATAATGACGCTTCTACCTCGGCATTGAATGTTAACGATGTCAGCTCGCCTTTGGTGTGTGTCACATGCTTAACATAATCACGAATACATCGCTTATCCATATTACGAAACAGCGCTTTTCCTTGAAAGTACGCTTCCATATCAGTATGAGATGGCCATTGTGTATTTCGCGTTTCAGCTAACTTCGCAGGGGTTAATTTGTTGATTAAAGGTGTCTTTTTCGCAAACCGAAAAAAGTAACTCATGGGGCCCATCACTAACGGAGGGTCAAGCATGATAAGTCCTCGAAACAAGCTGGGCTCTTCGCAGGCTGCCATATAAGAAATTACCGCACCAAAGGAGTGCCCTACCGCATAAACACCTCTACTGTCAGTGTTTTCGACTTTTACGTGTTTTATAAGCTCATTAACTTGATTGCGCCAATTAGCATTCACTGGCAATTGAGGATCGTGGCCAAACCGGTCGACATGAAGACGGTGAAAGTGCTCAGGTAATGAAGAAAAAAGCGCGTTGTAACTACCAGCAGGAAATCCATTTGCATGGGCAAAGTGAAAACTAATATCGGTTTTCGACAATGAAATACTCCTTCACGAAAAGCGGTGTCAAAGCTATACATAACGATAGCAAAGCGGGAAAAGTAAGGGCTGGTAAACCAGCCCTTAATCAAAACAACATGTTATTTATGAAGAAGATAGTACTACAGCCCTCTCGACTCTGCCATCTCCCAATCTTTAACAATTTTAGTACTGGTCCATAAGAACACGATAATCGAAAGCGCATAGGGCACAATCAAATACAGTAAAGATTGACGCAGAGCTTCAACTTCACCCAATGAAGGCACTAACGCTTGGCTAATGATGCCGGTTATTGTTGGTCCGCCGCCCAGTGCAATAATATTCAATACAAAGAAAAATAATGCCGTAGACATAGCACGAACATTGATAGGTGCAAGGGTTTGCGCCATGGCAAAACTGGGACCTAAATACGAACCACTGGTAAACAGTAAGAAGGTCATTAACCCTACCGACAACCATAAGTCGTTAACTTGAAGCGAGAAATACAACGCTGGTACACCAATAATGAGCGCAATAGCAGGTAGCAAGGCATATGCTTTCTTGTTTTGTTTGCCCCATCTATCGGCGATATAACCGCCAAGCCACACGCCTAATGCATAAGCAGAACCATTAATAATACCAAACGCAATTAGCAACTGCGTAATATCTAGCCCAGCAAAGGCACGTACATAATAATCGATGATCCAAGTCGAAATGGCATAGTTACCGAACGAGCCAAAGGAAATACCTAAGGCCATTCCCCACCACGTAGGTATTTTCAACAAGGTTTTGAGCGACGCTGAAACACTCGGTTTTTCAGCGTCTTCAGTTTGTACTGACTCGGTACGTTTTGGCTCTTTTACCGTAAATTTCAGCAATAGTGCTAATAACACGCCCGGTAATCCCACACTTATCATTACGGTACGCCAATCAGCTGATCCGCCTTGCAAGAAAAACGCAGAAGCAAAGAATGCCAACATCACGCCAAACGGAATACCGAGTGAGTAAACCGCTAGTGCGCCTGCACGTTTTTCTTTAGGAAATAGGTCGGAAATAATACTGTGTGAAGGTGGGCTCCCCCCTGCTTCACCAATACCCACCCCAATTCTGGCAAGGGCCAGTTGCGTGTAGTTCATGGCAAGCCCCGAAGCTGCGGTAAAGCCGCTCCATAGGGTGAGCGAGATAGCAATAATATTTACGCGACTATAGCGATCAGCAAGCCACGCAATAGGAATGCCCACCACGGTATAAAGAATAGCGAAATAAACGCCCTTTAATAAGCCTAACTGCGCATCATCTAAACCCAAATCAGCTTTAATGAATGGAGAAAGGATGCCTATGATCTGTCTATCAATAAAATTAAATGCATAAACCAGCGTTAGTATCACTAACACGTAATTTCTGTAGGCGCGGGAAGTATCCGCTTTCTCTACTGGTGCCGTTTGAACCTGACTGTGGGCCATATCATTCCCTTTAAATTCAATGAAAACTCAGTCTACGCGGCAGGTTAAAAGATTGACAACTTATTGTTACTTATTTGTAAATATAAAAAGGAATGTTAGCCTAGGCTTTCTGTTAGCTTGAGCTTAAGGTAGGATATCAACACCCTTACTCATCAGACCAGACAAACAGCATGACGGTAGACGAGCTTTTAACTCTTTCTTCTTTAGAGGCACTTTCTGACAATGAATGGAAAGTAGATAACCTCATTATTCCCAGCATTTGGGCTCAAGGGCGTACAGCATTCGGCGGTATTTCAGCAGGTATGGCGTACAGCGCTATTCGTCAAAAAGTCAGTGAGGAACGCGTGCTGCGTTCATTTACAACTAACTTTGTTGGCCCGCTCTCGCCAGACATCCCATTTACCATTGAAGTAACCTTATTGCGTGAGGGCAAAAACGTATCTCAATATACCGCCCATGCAAAGCAAAATGGTAAAAGTTGTGTATTCGTTCAAGCCTGTTTTGGTATTGGCAGAAAATCAGGTATTAAGGTAGAAAATAAAGACACCCATGAAATGCCGGTGCCCACCAAAGGCAAATTCATACCGCAAATTCCAAAAGTTACGCCTAAGTTTTTACGTCATTTCGATTTAGCCATCGATAAAGGGGGTATTCCCTTCACCCGTAAAAAAACCAGCGTTTACCACGGACACATGCGCTTTAAAAAGCCACCAGCGAAAATCACCGACGCACATATCATTACCATGATTGATGCTTGGCCGCCTACGCTGTTACAAATGATGAAATTGCCTGCTCCAGCAAGTACTGTTAGTTGGAATCTGGAGTTTATACACCCGCATAAGCAGGTAGACCCTACCGACTGGTTTGCTTACCAAGCACATACCCGTCAGGCGGAGGATGGCTACGGCCACACAGAAGCCACTATTTGGGATAAAGACAATGAAGTCGTTGCGATAAGTCGCCAAACCGTGGCAATTTTCGATTAATCGAACCGTGATTATTGAACGGGTTATTGGCTAGAAAACCTTTAGTAGTCGAAGCTTAATGAGAAGTCTTTAGCCAGTAAGTGGTTATCCAAAAGGTACTTATTAAGAAAGTATTTAGTAAGAAAAGGTTTGGCTACAAAGGCACCAAGAATTAGATATCAAATAAGGGCGTACTGCATAAATAGTACGCCCTTTTTCATTAATAAAGCATAAAGGCATTCGGATTGAATAAGGAGATAACAGAAATACACTGCAGGTTAGTAATATCTAAAGCATCTTCTAAGTCGTCACGATTAAGCGACAGGCTTTCATGCAATTCAGGTTTTAAGTTATTGTAGCTGGGATAAATTTCTGAATTTACGTTGTCTAGCGCCAAAACGTATGACAACTGAAGTATTTGCTCTTCATATTCTGAAGTATTGCTACTATCACCGTGTATTTTCGCAATAGGCTTGTATATGGTTTCAGGGATACCCCACTCTTTGATGATCCCCGCCGACACATTCGTAAAAGTATAACCCAACACGCCAGCTTGCAGTTCAGCTGGGCTTACTCTTGCGTTAAACGCCTGACAACGTTTTGCGCTATCTGGCAACGTGGCAACAACTACTAATTCACCAATATTATGCAGTAAACCTGCAACAAATAAGCGTTCCGGCTCTCTAATATTTCGCATTTCAGCAAAGTACTTTGCTAGAAGACCGCAAGAAACACTTTGCTCCCAAAATTTATCTAAGTCGATAACTTGGCCATCGACCTCTTTGAATGCTTGGCTAACGCCAAATGCAAGAGCGAGGTCGTAGGTTGAGCGCGTACCCACTACTTGTAGCGCTTTAGTAATCGTGTCTATTTTATTCGGAAAGCGGTACAACGCCGAATTCGCCACCCTTAAAAGCTGCGTGGCTAACGAAGGATCAAAAGAGATGATGTCGGCAATATCGTCAATATTAGATGCCCCATCATCCATGCAAGCTTTTAAACGCGTTACCGAGTCGGGCAGCACAAACAATGTGCTCGCGTTACTAATGATATCTTGTAAGGTCATTTAGGTATACGCTCCTGATATAACCTACTCTATTTAGAAGGGTGACGTGTAACAATCACGCCAAGAAATAAAAACTGTAACTATCAAACAATATTAGCTTTTTCACTGATAGCTACATTATAGCGCGATTATTTAGCCTAGCTAATCGGAATTCATTATCTTTCGTATAGTATGCAATAAATTAACATACATTTAATGCAACCCTGATAGGGGTAACCACCAATAATCAGGTAATTTCGAGAATCTCTATCGATGATAGAGTTTCATTTTCTTTATTTCCTGCTGTGCTACTATTTCGCGCTTTACACATTCAAGCACAGGTATTTATGTTAGAGGGAATGTCACAAGGCATGTCACAGGGCATAATGCAGGTTGTAGTCGTTGGCTATGTGTGGCCTGAACCCAACTCCTCCGCCGCAGGCCAAAATATGCTGGCTCTGATTAATCAGTTTCTAAGCCACGGCCATAATGTAACTTTCATGACCGCTGCCGCTGACAGTATCCACAAAGCTGACCTAGATAACATAGGCGTTAGTAGTGAAGCGGTTGCACTTAATTGCAGCAGTTTTAATGAACGCATAGCGAAGCTGTGCCCTGATGTGGTTATTTTTGACCGGTATATGACCGAAGAACAGTTTTCTTGGCGAGTAAAAGACGCCTGCCCTTCTGCAATTCGTGTACTAAACACAGAAGACTTGCACAGCTTGCGACAAGCTAGGCACGATGCCGTTAAAGCACAAGATAATGCACTGCGAGCATCCAAAGAAACTGTAGCCTCTTATGATGTAACGCCAATTGCCGGCGCCGCGAAAGAGGCTGATTACAATACGCCTTTAGCTCAGCGAGAAATTGCCGCTATTTTACGTTGCGATCTTACGTTGGTCATTTCTCGCAAAGAATACACACTACTTACCAAGCATTACCAGGTTCCTGCAAAACAGCTTTATTACCATCCGCTCAATGTAGCGACAGTAGAAGGCAACGCTCCAGATTTTGAAAAACGCACCGACATTGTCACTATTGGCAATTTTCGTCATGCGCCAAATTGGGATGCAGTATTACAGCTAAAGCAAACCGTTTGGCCAGCTATTAAAAAGGTACTTCCTCAAGCAAATTTACATATTTATGGTGCTTACCCGCCTAAAAAAGCAACGCAGTTGCATAATCCAAAGAGTGGGTTTTACTTAGATGGTTGGGCTGAAAATGCACACGATGTGATTGCTAACGCTCGGCTGCTTATAGCGCCGCTGCGCTTTGGTGCGGGTATTAAAGGCAAAATACTCGAAGCTATGCGATGTGGAACCCCTACCCTCACTACCTGGGTTGGCGCTGAAGGTATTGCAGAAGAAACAGGGAATAGTGCTACGCAGCCTACGTGGGCTGGCGCCATTTGCGATACGGCAGAAGATTTCGCGAATCACGCCATTAAGCTTTATAACAGCGAAGAGGATTGGTCGTCAGCAAGTCAGTTAGGGCTAGTGTTGTTAAGCACTTTTGAAAATGACAAAGAAAGCGAGCGCTTAGCCGAACGGATTGCCAGTATAGCTAAAGATGTAGATGCCCATCGCAAGACCTTGTTTTTACAGGGGCTGCTGTGGCATCAAACCTTGAATGCAAGTAAATATATGTCGCAGTGGATTGAAGCTAAAAACCAAATTTTATAGCGTATTTAAGCGTCGTAAAACACTCAATATACCATTGCCTCTAGACTGACTTAAATGACGCTGCAAATTACACGCGTTCATATATTGCTCAAAGTCATAAGCCTTTCTTTGTTCATCGGAAAGGCTATTCGCTTTTTCTAACAGTACCGCCAGTACGCCGCGAATAATCTTGCTGGGCGAATAAGCCGCAATAACAAGTTCGCTAGTGTCTGGTGAATACAAACACGCTACCCACACTTTACTTTCACAAGCCGGTACTAATGCATCTTCAGTGCGCGCAGACTCTGGTAAAGCAACCAGCTTCTTGCCCGCCAGCATAATGGCTCGGGTGGCACCATCCCAGCCTTTAGCTGTAGCCACGGATTGCCCCAAGGGCAACAGGTGCGTAGATTCAGTCATTACTTAAGTTACAGCGGTGGATGTCACAATCAGTCATTCGGAAAACTGAGTCCAACAGTTAAGCGCTTGCATCTGCGCTGAATTCTGCACTTAGCTCTTCTGCTGTCATGACTAAGTTTTCGGCATCGGCAGAGGTAGGAAACATAACCAACTCCACGCCATTTTTAGTTAAACCAGGTAGCCAAGTTTCGGTAAATTCATCGAATGGCACTGCCACACAAGTACCTGTAATTTGATTCTCGTCCAACCACGCTTGCGCTAAGTTATTGTGAGGAAAAACGGGCAGTCGGGTAATGTCGTTGTCTTCCAGCATGACAAAGCCTTCTGTACCTTGGATTAGCCAAATTTCTTTCGCTTTGGGTACGTAGCTGATCACTAGCATTTGTCGGTCTTCAGCAGACAAGCTTTTAGCCTGCGCTAGCACAGTGTCGTTCAGGGTGGCGGTTACAGTATCTGGAAACACAAAAAATCACCTTATATTTAAGAGGCGCCAAGTATACCCTTTGCAAGCTGCTCCGCCAAATACCATTCTTATAATTCAGGGAACATTCAAGTTGAAAATATTCCCCGCGACTAATACTATTGCGGGCTATATTATGTAACCTGATCTTCTGTTTTTAGATTAGGTCGCAAAACGCACTCCACATGCTTCTTGTCCGTTAGCAATCTGCATTTCTTGGTAGTACATTACATCCGCCTTCTATTAATAAAACGTAAAGCTTAAAACTTCATGCAAAACTTATTTAGCGATTTAAAAACAAAAACTCATAACAAACATGAAGCGCTAGAGCACAGTGCGCCCTTTGCACTTTTTCATAATATGATGGGTGATAATGGCAATGAAAATCATGAAGCTCATCGTAAAAATTACTATAACGTACTTTGCGTTATGCGAGAATTCCACCAGCGTTGCAAGTCAGTCATTAACTATGCAACTGAGAAATACCCTTCGCTTCAAGCTTTAGCAAATCAGTTTGAAGCTCAAGCAGTGATAACTGCGCTTGATAATGACTTAGCAGAGTTAAATTCAGTTAATGCCAAGGGTATGGCTGAATTGCAAAGCGTAGACTTACCTAGTTTCGAAACAGCGCTTTCTGCTGCCATTTCCGCAATGTATGTGTGGTTAGGATCGTCTATGGGCGCCAATATTATTAGCCGCAGGCTCAATAAAACAGATTATGGCTTTCCGACAAATTACTATCAATCTATGGCCAAACAAGCCAAAGCTTGGCCCGAATTTAAGCAAGAAGTAGCACGTTTATTGCCTGTACTGATTGAGGCTAGTTATGTTGAAAATGAGTTAGAGAGCCTGGCCGAAAAAGAGTTAGAGAACCACAACGGCGAAACGTTAAGCGTTGCAATTATCAATGATGCAAATCTTTGGTTTGAGCATCTAATTTTGCTAGGAAAAAGTACAAGTTTGCCACCACAAACA
Proteins encoded in this window:
- a CDS encoding SRPBCC family protein, coding for MAALKKIVLGVGVLIALVVVVGLFLPQQYKVERSILINAQPEEIYPDVVDLRAWQNWGVWFQRDPSMEIDYSGPDRAIGMMSSWKSVTEGNGEMKITDLEHNKKVVYSLAFPEWEMGSTGSLVISPAGEATKVTWVDSGDVGNNIISRYFVLMMDGMIGPDFEMGLENLKTVVENKG
- a CDS encoding nucleoside hydrolase, with the translated sequence MSSTTPVIFDHDGGIDDLLSLILLLRLPNINVVGVTITPADCYPDDALLSTRKILSLTGNSHIPVSVGQLTGPNPFPPEWRAQPKMCHATPTMLRTSHDDVKVESKAAHEWMHSALTHAAEPVTVLMTGPATNLAAALTQSPNLVDKVQKVVWMGGAVKVKGNVAMHDHDGSAEWNAYWDPKATKVLVDSGVNLLLVPLDATNDLPVSWDFLQQLAVKNTPVSDLSGQFWASTVTSIPSYEFTYFLWDILSTCVLALPDTKLRIETGQVAVSTTTPNAGHTYPCDETGSSISWVASVDADYVREMVIHYLSGEFCQSPVPFVK
- the glgC gene encoding glucose-1-phosphate adenylyltransferase, with translation MADQSSRYISNLTRDTYALILAGGRGSRLHELTTWRAKPALYFGGKFRIIDFPLSNCINSGIRRVGVVTQYKSHSLIRHLVRGWGHFKKELGESVEILPASQRFSDSWYEGTADAVFQNIDIIRDELPKYVMILSGDHIYRMDYGTMLARHVESGAKMTVSCMSVPIEEAAGSFGVMSIDENYRINGFAEKPEHPAPLPGDDSRCLASMGNYVFDTEFLFEQLRRDAATSGSQRDFGKDIIPSIIKDHPVYAFEFESTGGGDAYWRDVGTIDSFWEANMEMVAPVPQLNLYDQKWPIWTYQEQLPPAKFVWEDHDRRGEAINSVVSGGCIISGSTLRGTICFSNVRVHSYGLIEDAVILPDVEIMRHCKLRKVLLDRGCVIPEGTVIGYNHDDDRARGFRVSEKGVVLVTREMLGQPVGGLSPT
- a CDS encoding alpha/beta fold hydrolase; translation: MSKTDISFHFAHANGFPAGSYNALFSSLPEHFHRLHVDRFGHDPQLPVNANWRNQVNELIKHVKVENTDSRGVYAVGHSFGAVISYMAACEEPSLFRGLIMLDPPLVMGPMSYFFRFAKKTPLINKLTPAKLAETRNTQWPSHTDMEAYFQGKALFRNMDKRCIRDYVKHVTHTKGELTSLTFNAEVEASLFRNVPHNLGKYKGKLKCPALLVTAKDGAVCRPAMYDRLIQHNNIDHTEFKGGHMFPLEHPEAVAELISTTISKWNNSL
- a CDS encoding spinster family MFS transporter; translated protein: MAHSQVQTAPVEKADTSRAYRNYVLVILTLVYAFNFIDRQIIGILSPFIKADLGLDDAQLGLLKGVYFAILYTVVGIPIAWLADRYSRVNIIAISLTLWSGFTAASGLAMNYTQLALARIGVGIGEAGGSPPSHSIISDLFPKEKRAGALAVYSLGIPFGVMLAFFASAFFLQGGSADWRTVMISVGLPGVLLALLLKFTVKEPKRTESVQTEDAEKPSVSASLKTLLKIPTWWGMALGISFGSFGNYAISTWIIDYYVRAFAGLDITQLLIAFGIINGSAYALGVWLGGYIADRWGKQNKKAYALLPAIALIIGVPALYFSLQVNDLWLSVGLMTFLLFTSGSYLGPSFAMAQTLAPINVRAMSTALFFFVLNIIALGGGPTITGIISQALVPSLGEVEALRQSLLYLIVPYALSIIVFLWTSTKIVKDWEMAESRGL
- a CDS encoding acyl-CoA thioesterase, translated to MTVDELLTLSSLEALSDNEWKVDNLIIPSIWAQGRTAFGGISAGMAYSAIRQKVSEERVLRSFTTNFVGPLSPDIPFTIEVTLLREGKNVSQYTAHAKQNGKSCVFVQACFGIGRKSGIKVENKDTHEMPVPTKGKFIPQIPKVTPKFLRHFDLAIDKGGIPFTRKKTSVYHGHMRFKKPPAKITDAHIITMIDAWPPTLLQMMKLPAPASTVSWNLEFIHPHKQVDPTDWFAYQAHTRQAEDGYGHTEATIWDKDNEVVAISRQTVAIFD
- a CDS encoding HDOD domain-containing protein, with amino-acid sequence MTLQDIISNASTLFVLPDSVTRLKACMDDGASNIDDIADIISFDPSLATQLLRVANSALYRFPNKIDTITKALQVVGTRSTYDLALAFGVSQAFKEVDGQVIDLDKFWEQSVSCGLLAKYFAEMRNIREPERLFVAGLLHNIGELVVVATLPDSAKRCQAFNARVSPAELQAGVLGYTFTNVSAGIIKEWGIPETIYKPIAKIHGDSSNTSEYEEQILQLSYVLALDNVNSEIYPSYNNLKPELHESLSLNRDDLEDALDITNLQCISVISLFNPNAFMLY
- a CDS encoding glycosyltransferase; protein product: MMQVVVVGYVWPEPNSSAAGQNMLALINQFLSHGHNVTFMTAAADSIHKADLDNIGVSSEAVALNCSSFNERIAKLCPDVVIFDRYMTEEQFSWRVKDACPSAIRVLNTEDLHSLRQARHDAVKAQDNALRASKETVASYDVTPIAGAAKEADYNTPLAQREIAAILRCDLTLVISRKEYTLLTKHYQVPAKQLYYHPLNVATVEGNAPDFEKRTDIVTIGNFRHAPNWDAVLQLKQTVWPAIKKVLPQANLHIYGAYPPKKATQLHNPKSGFYLDGWAENAHDVIANARLLIAPLRFGAGIKGKILEAMRCGTPTLTTWVGAEGIAEETGNSATQPTWAGAICDTAEDFANHAIKLYNSEEDWSSASQLGLVLLSTFENDKESERLAERIASIAKDVDAHRKTLFLQGLLWHQTLNASKYMSQWIEAKNQIL
- a CDS encoding SufE family protein, producing MATAKGWDGATRAIMLAGKKLVALPESARTEDALVPACESKVWVACLYSPDTSELVIAAYSPSKIIRGVLAVLLEKANSLSDEQRKAYDFEQYMNACNLQRHLSQSRGNGILSVLRRLNTL
- a CDS encoding DUF2750 domain-containing protein, encoding MFPDTVTATLNDTVLAQAKSLSAEDRQMLVISYVPKAKEIWLIQGTEGFVMLEDNDITRLPVFPHNNLAQAWLDENQITGTCVAVPFDEFTETWLPGLTKNGVELVMFPTSADAENLVMTAEELSAEFSADASA